A region from the Bos indicus x Bos taurus breed Angus x Brahman F1 hybrid chromosome 9, Bos_hybrid_MaternalHap_v2.0, whole genome shotgun sequence genome encodes:
- the RNASET2 gene encoding ribonuclease T2, producing the protein MTSPAFLGALCLALSCLGGAHGFWRSDDLEWSKLIMVHHWPATVCQEVARHCKDPPNYWTIHGLWPDKSEACNRSWPFNPHEIKDLLPDMKMYWPDLLHPSNCSLQFWSHEWKKHGTCAAQLDALNSQRKYFGKSLDLYKALALTSMLQKLGIEPSTDHYYQVSDIRDALVTVYKVVPKVQCFLLEKGQEVQLLGQVELCFSKDLQLQNCSHAAEPAARRQEAWPNLGLHVCNDGPVLYPPLNETKL; encoded by the exons TGATGACCTCGAGTGGAGCAAACTAATCATGGTTCACCACTGGCCTGCGACCGTGTGCCAG GAAGTTGCGAGGCATTGCAAAGACCCTCCGAATTACTGGACGATACACGGATTATG GCCCGATAAAAGTGAAGCATGTAACCGATCCTGGCCCTTTAATCCACATGAGATCAAG GACCTTTTGCCAGACATGAAGATGTACTGGCCCGATCTGCTCCATCCGTCCAACTGCAGCCTCCAGTTCTG GAGCCATGAGTGGAAGAAGCACGGGACCTGTGCTGCTCAGCTGGATGCCCTCAATTCCCAGAGGAAGTACTTTGGCAAGAGTCTGGATCTGTATAAGGCACTGGCCCTGACCAG cATGCTCCAGAAATTGGGGATAGAACCATCTACCGACCACTACTACCAG GTGTCAGACATCAGAGACGCGCTTGTCACCGTGTACAAAGTTGTGCCCAAAGTCCAGTGTTTTCTGCTAGAGAAG GGCCAGGAGGTGCAGCTCCTCGGGCAGGTGGAACTGTGCTTCTCCAAGGACCTGCAGCTGCAGAACTGCTCGCATGCTGCGGAGCCGGCGGCCCGTAGGCAGGAAGCCTGGCCGAACCTGGGCCTGCATGTCTGCAATGACGGCCCGGTCCTATACCCTCCGCTCAACGAGACCAAACTCTGA